The proteins below are encoded in one region of Bacillota bacterium LX-D:
- a CDS encoding O-acetylhomoserine aminocarboxypropyltransferase/cysteine synthase family protein, with product MAENNYGFDTLKIRAGYDSKEHNYAVAVPIYQTVSYDLGNTERAERLLGLDELGYVYTRIGNPTVSVLEQRVAALDRGKGAVALASGMAAVSYTLLNLAEGGGRILTTPRLYGGTFDELKNLFPKYGVNIDFVEDSEDPEAYRKAIRPDTKAILIESISNPNATLLDIEAIAQIAHEHDIPLVVDNTFATPYLLNPFQYGADIIIYSATKALGGHGTTLAGLIVESGKFNWDNGKFPQFQEPGYTLRERKSGRERTILEVFPDNPFTNRIRLLYLAYFGAALSPFDAFLILQGLETLSERVAKQVANTEKIIKYLENHDRVSWVSHPSAQNSKYKELAARYFPKGAGSVFTFGFKGSQEESEKFINSVKLWNYHANVGDARSLIINSPKTTHGELNPQEQVLAGILPETIRLSVGLEDAADLIADLDQAFSKVFE from the coding sequence TTACCAAACGGTTTCGTATGATCTCGGCAATACGGAAAGAGCGGAAAGGTTGTTGGGTCTTGATGAGCTGGGCTACGTTTATACCAGGATCGGCAATCCGACCGTGAGTGTTTTGGAACAGCGGGTAGCAGCTTTGGACAGGGGAAAAGGGGCGGTTGCGCTGGCTTCAGGGATGGCGGCAGTATCGTATACGCTGCTCAATCTGGCGGAGGGAGGCGGAAGAATTCTCACAACCCCCAGGCTGTACGGGGGAACTTTTGATGAACTAAAGAATTTATTCCCCAAATACGGGGTCAATATTGATTTTGTAGAAGATTCCGAGGATCCAGAGGCTTACCGGAAAGCCATCCGTCCGGATACCAAAGCGATTTTAATAGAATCCATCAGCAACCCGAATGCAACCCTGCTGGATATCGAAGCAATTGCTCAAATAGCGCATGAACATGATATTCCCCTGGTTGTTGATAATACCTTCGCAACCCCATATCTTCTCAATCCGTTTCAGTACGGCGCCGATATCATCATTTATTCTGCTACCAAAGCGCTGGGCGGACATGGGACCACCTTGGCAGGATTAATCGTAGAAAGCGGAAAATTCAACTGGGACAACGGCAAATTCCCTCAATTCCAGGAACCAGGGTATACGCTCAGGGAACGGAAAAGCGGACGGGAACGGACTATTTTAGAGGTATTCCCGGATAATCCGTTTACAAACAGGATCCGTCTGCTCTACCTTGCTTATTTCGGAGCGGCTTTAAGTCCGTTCGATGCTTTCCTGATTCTGCAAGGACTGGAAACCCTTTCGGAAAGAGTGGCAAAACAAGTGGCTAATACCGAAAAGATTATTAAATATTTGGAAAATCATGACAGGGTGAGCTGGGTGAGCCATCCTTCCGCCCAAAACAGCAAATATAAAGAACTGGCAGCCAGATATTTTCCCAAGGGGGCCGGTTCGGTCTTTACTTTCGGGTTTAAAGGGAGCCAGGAAGAGAGCGAAAAGTTCATCAATTCAGTGAAACTTTGGAATTACCATGCCAACGTCGGGGATGCCCGGTCCTTGATTATTAATTCTCCCAAAACCACGCATGGAGAATTAAATCCGCAGGAACAGGTTTTAGCAGGGATTCTTCCGGAAACAATCCGTCTTTCCGTCGGGTTGGAGGATGCGGCTGATCTGATTGCGGATCTGGATCAGGCTTTCAGCAAAGTATTTGAATAG
- a CDS encoding ABC transporter substrate-binding protein yields MKRFHQALAVSLVLVLIFALAGCSRGAKPADNSNAQSTDTAKQYKYGKLKIQALGGAVCGAPAYVAYEKGFFAEEGFDVELVSGTMETNKTGLATGEFTVTNGDFVWFTSIQQGLDLRVIGGLHKGCIRLVVPPGSSIKTAADLKGKTIGVDEIGGVPMAVASVVAANAGLDPQKDVKWLAYPLDQLEESIKKGEVDAFAAWDPFGKLAEVNSNYTVLSSISEDPIFKGRSCCFLYASGKEVDANPEKVRAIARAYQKATEWIAAHPEETAKLEIEKKYVAADNAELVTQLIKDYDFKYTTAQAKDDVNYFVKQFSKTGFLKKDTDPVAFTQKVYYDVFGSSK; encoded by the coding sequence ATGAAAAGATTTCATCAAGCCTTAGCTGTTTCCTTAGTGCTTGTCCTTATTTTCGCGCTAGCAGGCTGCTCGAGAGGTGCCAAACCGGCTGACAATAGCAATGCCCAGAGTACGGATACTGCCAAACAATATAAATACGGCAAACTGAAAATTCAGGCCCTGGGTGGCGCGGTCTGCGGAGCACCTGCTTATGTGGCCTATGAAAAGGGCTTTTTTGCGGAAGAAGGTTTCGATGTGGAACTGGTCAGCGGGACAATGGAAACAAATAAAACCGGACTGGCGACCGGCGAATTCACAGTGACGAATGGAGATTTTGTCTGGTTTACGTCAATTCAGCAAGGACTGGACTTAAGGGTTATCGGCGGACTGCATAAAGGCTGCATCCGCTTGGTTGTTCCTCCGGGATCCAGTATTAAGACGGCAGCCGATCTGAAAGGCAAAACCATCGGCGTGGATGAGATCGGCGGCGTTCCCATGGCGGTGGCGAGCGTGGTAGCCGCCAATGCGGGACTCGATCCGCAGAAAGATGTGAAGTGGCTGGCTTATCCCCTGGATCAATTGGAAGAATCGATTAAAAAGGGTGAAGTGGATGCCTTCGCGGCTTGGGATCCCTTTGGCAAGCTTGCTGAAGTGAACAGTAATTATACGGTGCTCTCCAGTATTTCCGAAGATCCGATCTTTAAGGGCAGGAGTTGCTGCTTCCTATATGCTTCAGGCAAAGAAGTGGATGCCAATCCGGAAAAAGTGAGGGCGATAGCCAGGGCCTATCAGAAGGCAACGGAGTGGATAGCCGCTCATCCGGAAGAAACGGCCAAACTGGAAATTGAAAAGAAATATGTAGCTGCCGATAATGCAGAGCTCGTTACCCAATTGATTAAAGACTATGATTTTAAGTACACAACGGCGCAAGCTAAAGATGATGTCAATTACTTTGTGAAGCAATTCAGCAAGACCGGGTTCCTGAAAAAAGATACCGATCCTGTTGCTTTTACCCAAAAAGTGTATTATGACGTTTTTGGTTCTTCCAAGTAA
- a CDS encoding ABC transporter permease codes for MSKLQDQKSIRFPQGTVREYSWNILQIVLFAGALLVNLVIPSKHMVDLFPYRVVLGIFLLIFLVQIIVSFSNNNVKRKIQYSAQFYCALGVAFILWDLLTEKFNLLPLPFFPSLAQIIQVMVEDAATLLLSTGYSIRLLVIGFVIGLLLGLITGVLMGWYKKWHYWLFPGIKIIGVIPATAWIPIVMIIFPSSFYASIALIVISVWFPVAFMTSTGIANIPNSYFEAAKTLGAGEKFLIFKVGIPGAMPSIITGVYMATALAFTTLVVSEMIGAKAGLGWYINWAKGWSNYAKVYASIIIMAVVFSLLMALFFKIRDRLLIWQKGLLK; via the coding sequence GTGAGCAAGCTTCAAGATCAAAAATCAATTCGTTTTCCTCAAGGGACAGTTAGAGAGTATTCCTGGAACATTTTACAGATTGTCTTATTTGCCGGTGCACTGCTGGTCAACTTGGTTATACCGTCAAAGCATATGGTCGATTTGTTTCCTTACCGTGTCGTCCTGGGGATATTCCTTCTTATTTTCCTTGTTCAAATCATTGTTTCTTTTTCTAATAATAACGTGAAAAGAAAAATTCAATACAGCGCCCAGTTTTATTGCGCTCTCGGTGTTGCTTTTATCCTTTGGGACCTGCTGACTGAAAAATTCAATTTGCTCCCCTTGCCTTTTTTCCCAAGCCTGGCGCAAATTATTCAGGTGATGGTGGAAGATGCTGCGACGCTGCTGCTGAGTACGGGGTACTCTATCAGGCTCCTGGTGATCGGTTTTGTTATTGGCTTATTGCTCGGCCTCATCACGGGAGTATTGATGGGATGGTACAAAAAATGGCATTACTGGCTTTTCCCGGGAATTAAGATTATTGGGGTGATTCCGGCAACTGCCTGGATACCCATTGTAATGATTATTTTTCCCTCAAGCTTCTATGCCAGCATTGCGCTGATTGTAATCAGCGTCTGGTTTCCTGTAGCGTTTATGACCAGCACCGGGATCGCCAATATTCCCAACAGTTACTTCGAAGCGGCCAAAACGCTGGGAGCCGGTGAAAAATTCCTTATTTTTAAAGTAGGGATCCCGGGGGCCATGCCTTCCATCATCACCGGGGTTTATATGGCCACGGCCTTGGCGTTTACCACGCTGGTCGTTTCCGAAATGATTGGGGCTAAGGCCGGTCTGGGCTGGTATATCAACTGGGCCAAAGGCTGGTCCAATTATGCCAAAGTATACGCTTCCATCATCATTATGGCTGTTGTTTTCTCTTTGTTGATGGCTCTGTTCTTTAAAATAAGGGACCGGCTTTTAATCTGGCAGAAGGGGTTGTTGAAATGA
- a CDS encoding ABC transporter ATP-binding protein encodes MIKNVDRVYVDAHGNEIEALKDVNLDIRPGQFISFIGPSGCGKTTLLRLIAGLDEPQNGQIYLDGELVKGTHYERGLVFQQANLFPWMTIEENIACGPKARGIYRYSTEEIREFIELVGLKGFEESYPHQVSGGMAQRASLARALINHPRVLLLDEPLGALDAFTRMNLQDELLRLWLERNTTMILVTHDVDEAVYLSDQIVVMTPRPGKIVQIVNVEIGRPRDRSDADFIQIRSKILKILQFAGEKKSPEYYL; translated from the coding sequence ATGATCAAGAATGTGGACAGAGTTTACGTGGATGCCCACGGGAATGAAATTGAGGCTTTGAAAGATGTCAATTTGGATATCCGCCCCGGACAATTTATCTCCTTTATCGGTCCTTCCGGGTGTGGCAAAACAACCTTGCTGCGGCTGATTGCCGGGCTGGATGAGCCCCAAAACGGCCAAATTTATTTGGACGGCGAGTTGGTGAAAGGGACCCATTATGAACGGGGTCTGGTCTTTCAGCAAGCCAACCTGTTTCCGTGGATGACGATTGAAGAAAATATTGCCTGCGGACCGAAAGCCCGGGGAATTTATAGGTATTCAACAGAGGAGATCAGGGAATTTATCGAGCTTGTAGGTTTAAAAGGATTTGAAGAATCTTATCCCCATCAGGTTTCAGGCGGAATGGCGCAAAGAGCTTCCCTGGCCAGGGCTTTGATTAATCACCCGAGAGTATTGCTGCTTGATGAACCGTTGGGTGCTTTGGATGCTTTTACCAGGATGAATCTTCAGGATGAATTATTAAGATTGTGGCTCGAAAGAAACACCACGATGATTCTGGTGACCCATGATGTTGATGAAGCGGTGTACTTGAGTGATCAGATCGTGGTTATGACGCCCAGGCCCGGAAAAATTGTTCAAATTGTGAATGTGGAGATTGGCAGACCAAGAGATCGCAGCGATGCCGACTTTATTCAGATCCGGTCCAAGATTCTTAAAATTCTCCAATTTGCAGGCGAGAAAAAGTCACCGGAATACTATTTATAA
- a CDS encoding nitrogenase component 1, producing the protein MSDINLKAAEVTIREIRLGSITGFEGTAAQLVQCAQAGNLRDNSRSFSQCMGCSSGNAFCQLAMIQDAAVINHAPVGCAGDFFGFNFTYRVEQMKRNLPPVIGRYFNTNIEEKDTIYGAAEKLEQTIRAVYQRVKPNAIFVTTSCASGIIGDDVESVTDLLTEELGIPVVACFCEGFKSKIWTTGFDSAYHSIVRRIVKPPRKKTNKVNIINFWGSDIFDGLLKQLGYEANYIVPFSTIAQLERISEAAATIQVCPTLGSYLGAALEQVYGVPEIKAPPAYGIAATDAWLRELGKVLDKESEAEEIIRTEKAGILPKLEEYRSKLKGKTCYVTAGAAHGHALIALLRELGLEVQGAAIFHHDPLYDNGDPQSDMLAHAVRTYGDIPNYNVCNKQAYELVNILNRVRPDIMIARHGGMTLWGAKLGIPTLLIGDEHFGFGYQGILKYAERILETMDNKEFVTNLAKHSTMPYTKWWLEQNPYAFLGGNAHVQLY; encoded by the coding sequence ATGAGTGACATTAATTTAAAAGCAGCGGAAGTCACGATCCGGGAAATACGCCTTGGCTCGATTACCGGTTTTGAAGGAACAGCGGCACAACTGGTTCAGTGTGCCCAAGCCGGAAACTTAAGAGACAACTCGCGCTCTTTCAGCCAATGCATGGGCTGCAGTTCAGGGAATGCGTTTTGCCAGCTGGCTATGATTCAGGATGCGGCCGTCATCAATCATGCCCCTGTGGGTTGTGCCGGGGATTTCTTCGGCTTTAATTTCACATACCGGGTGGAACAAATGAAACGCAACCTGCCGCCGGTGATCGGCCGCTATTTCAATACCAATATTGAAGAGAAGGATACGATTTACGGTGCGGCTGAAAAATTGGAACAGACTATCCGGGCTGTCTACCAACGGGTGAAACCCAACGCTATTTTCGTCACGACTTCCTGTGCTTCCGGCATTATCGGGGATGATGTGGAGAGTGTGACTGATCTATTAACGGAAGAACTGGGGATTCCGGTGGTGGCCTGTTTCTGTGAGGGGTTTAAGTCTAAAATCTGGACGACCGGATTTGATTCGGCCTATCATTCCATTGTCCGGAGGATTGTAAAGCCGCCCCGGAAAAAGACAAACAAAGTCAATATTATTAACTTCTGGGGAAGCGATATTTTTGACGGGTTGCTGAAGCAATTAGGCTATGAGGCTAATTATATCGTCCCGTTTTCTACCATTGCCCAGTTGGAACGAATTTCCGAGGCGGCGGCCACCATTCAAGTCTGCCCGACGCTGGGAAGTTATCTCGGAGCAGCGCTGGAACAGGTCTACGGTGTTCCGGAAATCAAAGCTCCGCCGGCTTACGGGATAGCAGCGACCGATGCCTGGCTGAGAGAATTGGGCAAAGTCCTGGACAAGGAAAGCGAAGCAGAAGAAATTATCCGTACGGAAAAAGCCGGAATCCTGCCCAAACTGGAAGAGTACCGGAGCAAACTGAAAGGCAAGACTTGCTATGTGACGGCCGGAGCCGCCCACGGCCATGCCTTGATTGCACTGCTGAGGGAACTGGGTTTGGAGGTACAGGGGGCTGCTATCTTCCACCATGACCCCCTCTATGACAACGGCGATCCCCAGTCGGATATGCTGGCCCATGCCGTGCGGACTTACGGGGATATTCCCAACTATAACGTCTGCAATAAACAGGCCTATGAACTGGTCAATATCTTGAACAGGGTCCGGCCGGATATTATGATTGCCCGCCACGGGGGCATGACGCTTTGGGGAGCTAAGCTGGGCATTCCTACGCTGCTAATTGGGGATGAGCATTTCGGGTTTGGCTACCAGGGAATTTTGAAATATGCGGAAAGGATTTTGGAAACTATGGACAACAAAGAATTTGTGACAAACCTGGCTAAACACAGCACCATGCCTTATACCAAATGGTGGCTCGAACAGAACCCCTATGCTTTTTTGGGAGGAAATGCCCATGTCCAACTTTATTGA
- a CDS encoding nitrogenase component 1 produces the protein MSNFIEQPRYSCALGAQQTVIAIKRAVPVVHSGPGCSVKICSLIGQGEGYAGGSTIPCTNCSESEIVFGGVDKLRGVIDGAFKVIDADLYVVLTGCTSDIVGDDIGQLTREYQEQGKAIVYAETGGFKSNNYVSHDVVVKAIIDQYVDKFAQRKEEKIAGLVNVFATIPYQDHYWNGNLYEIKRILEGIGLKVNILFGNESQGVQEWLTIPRAEFNILISAWPGLEIVQHLQEKYGTPFFHFPYLPIGGVETSRFLREIAAFGRLDPAKVESFIAAEEEKFYSYLERTADFMLEFRYGLPRSFYTILDATYAIGFAKYLLNELGILPAKQYIVDDTPEKYRDNIREQFRHISELRSADVTFAIDGGQIQEEIRRDAPKNRSLILGSGWERDLANDIKGDLLPVSVPVTYRLILNCGYAGYNGGLRVIEDIYDRVLHTYR, from the coding sequence ATGTCCAACTTTATTGAACAGCCCAGGTACTCCTGCGCCTTAGGGGCCCAACAAACGGTTATCGCGATAAAAAGGGCGGTCCCGGTGGTGCATTCCGGGCCTGGCTGCAGCGTCAAAATCTGCAGTCTGATTGGCCAGGGGGAAGGGTATGCGGGGGGCAGCACCATTCCCTGCACCAATTGCAGCGAGAGCGAAATTGTTTTCGGCGGGGTGGATAAACTGCGTGGGGTAATTGACGGCGCTTTCAAGGTCATCGATGCCGATTTATATGTGGTGCTCACCGGCTGCACGTCCGATATTGTCGGGGATGACATCGGTCAGCTCACCCGGGAATATCAGGAACAGGGGAAAGCAATTGTTTATGCCGAGACCGGAGGGTTTAAAAGCAATAACTATGTCAGCCATGATGTCGTCGTGAAGGCAATCATCGACCAGTATGTGGATAAATTTGCCCAACGGAAAGAAGAGAAAATAGCGGGACTTGTCAATGTTTTTGCGACCATTCCTTATCAGGACCATTATTGGAACGGCAATCTCTACGAAATAAAAAGAATTTTGGAAGGCATCGGGCTTAAAGTCAATATTTTATTCGGGAACGAGTCGCAAGGTGTCCAGGAATGGCTGACCATTCCCCGGGCCGAGTTTAATATTTTGATTTCCGCCTGGCCGGGACTGGAAATCGTTCAGCATCTTCAGGAAAAGTACGGAACTCCGTTCTTTCATTTCCCTTATCTGCCGATCGGCGGCGTGGAGACATCCAGGTTTCTTAGGGAGATAGCGGCTTTTGGCAGGCTAGACCCGGCCAAAGTGGAATCCTTTATAGCAGCTGAAGAAGAAAAGTTCTATTCCTATCTGGAACGAACTGCTGATTTCATGTTGGAATTCCGTTACGGTTTGCCCAGGTCTTTCTATACTATTCTTGATGCAACTTATGCCATCGGGTTTGCTAAATACCTGTTAAATGAGCTTGGCATCCTGCCGGCAAAACAGTATATTGTCGATGATACCCCGGAAAAATACCGGGATAATATCCGGGAACAGTTCCGGCATATATCCGAGCTGCGCTCCGCAGACGTAACATTTGCAATCGACGGTGGTCAAATCCAGGAAGAAATCCGACGGGACGCACCGAAAAACCGGTCACTTATCCTCGGCAGCGGATGGGAAAGAGACCTGGCCAATGATATCAAGGGCGATTTGCTGCCGGTCAGTGTTCCGGTGACTTACCGCCTCATTCTAAACTGCGGTTATGCCGGCTACAACGGCGGTTTAAGAGTAATAGAAGATATCTATGACCGGGTGCTCCACACCTACCGGTAA
- a CDS encoding NifB/NifX family molybdenum-iron cluster-binding protein yields the protein MPHRIALASSNGKVIDQHFAQARNFQIVDLFEDRYLLVETRNIQPVPGGKGHSTGVWENIAGLLADCEGVFVSRIGYGAAAYLNSIGLRVFEAPYPLESVLKKLLAGKILETEKESNE from the coding sequence ATGCCGCACCGGATTGCCCTGGCCAGCTCAAACGGAAAAGTGATTGATCAGCATTTTGCTCAGGCGCGCAATTTTCAGATCGTCGATCTTTTTGAAGACCGCTATCTCCTGGTGGAAACAAGAAACATTCAGCCTGTTCCCGGCGGGAAAGGGCACAGTACCGGTGTTTGGGAAAACATCGCCGGGCTTTTGGCTGATTGTGAAGGGGTTTTTGTCAGCCGGATCGGCTATGGGGCAGCTGCCTATCTAAATTCTATTGGCTTAAGGGTCTTTGAAGCCCCATATCCGCTGGAAAGTGTCCTGAAAAAGCTGCTTGCGGGTAAAATTCTGGAAACGGAGAAAGAGTCAAATGAATAA
- a CDS encoding PLP-dependent aspartate aminotransferase family protein, which yields MTIKKEQKPQRPQKERIETRLIHGGIDGDPRTGAVSVPIYQTSTYRQKAFGQSPEYEYSRTGNPTREALEKLIAELEGGTHGFAFASGMAALTAVLLLFQSGEKIVISNNVYGGTFRILDKVLKQFGLSYEIVDTTDLDLLEKAFADKAAAVLLESPANPLLTVTDIAGVAALAKARGVLTIVDNTFMTPYLQRPLGLGADIVVHSATKYLGGHSDLVAGLAVVNSAELAERLHFIQNATGGILEPFDSWLLIRGIKTLGVRMDRHLENARYLAEFLRGQPGIKKVFYPGFPDSSGYAIQQKQASGPGAIISFLLSEEYELSRFFENLDLIIFGESLGGVESLICHPASMTHAAIPAEIRRQVGIEDNLVRLSVGLENKEDLTDDLTKALTAARKNRR from the coding sequence ATGACAATCAAAAAAGAGCAAAAACCACAAAGGCCACAGAAGGAGCGCATCGAAACCCGCTTGATCCACGGAGGGATTGATGGGGATCCCAGGACAGGGGCTGTCAGCGTTCCCATTTACCAGACCTCAACGTACAGGCAAAAAGCTTTTGGGCAGTCCCCGGAATATGAATACTCGCGCACCGGCAATCCGACCAGGGAAGCCTTGGAGAAGCTTATTGCCGAACTGGAAGGGGGGACGCACGGGTTTGCCTTTGCTTCAGGTATGGCAGCGCTCACCGCTGTTCTGCTGTTGTTTCAAAGTGGAGAAAAAATTGTCATCTCCAACAATGTCTATGGCGGAACCTTTCGCATTTTAGATAAAGTGTTGAAACAATTCGGGCTGAGCTACGAGATAGTCGATACGACGGACCTAGATCTTTTGGAAAAAGCTTTTGCTGATAAGGCGGCGGCCGTTTTGCTGGAGAGTCCGGCCAATCCCCTTTTAACCGTCACCGATATTGCCGGAGTGGCGGCCCTAGCCAAAGCGCGGGGAGTGCTGACCATCGTGGACAATACCTTTATGACCCCTTATTTGCAAAGACCTTTGGGGTTGGGAGCGGACATAGTGGTCCATAGCGCCACCAAATATCTGGGTGGGCACAGCGATCTGGTGGCAGGTTTAGCGGTGGTGAACAGTGCGGAACTCGCGGAAAGACTTCACTTTATCCAGAACGCCACGGGCGGCATCCTGGAACCATTCGATTCCTGGCTGTTGATCCGGGGAATCAAAACATTGGGGGTCAGAATGGATCGGCATTTGGAAAATGCCCGGTATCTCGCAGAATTTCTCCGTGGTCAGCCGGGAATTAAAAAAGTATTCTATCCAGGATTTCCGGACAGCAGCGGGTATGCTATTCAGCAGAAACAGGCGTCAGGTCCGGGTGCAATCATCTCTTTTCTTCTTTCCGAGGAATATGAACTTTCCAGATTTTTTGAAAACCTGGATTTGATCATTTTTGGAGAAAGCTTGGGAGGGGTGGAGTCCCTAATCTGCCACCCTGCTAGTATGACCCATGCAGCGATTCCGGCCGAAATACGCCGGCAGGTTGGAATCGAAGACAATCTGGTCCGGTTATCGGTAGGGCTGGAGAACAAAGAGGACCTCACCGATGATTTGACCAAAGCATTAACAGCAGCGAGAAAAAATAGGCGCTAA
- a CDS encoding pyridoxal-phosphate dependent enzyme, whose protein sequence is MVSAKKTIDLIGNTPLVEVTCFDVGVCRLFLKLESQNPGGSIKDRIGLAMVEQAEKDGKIQPGDTLIEATAGNTGLGLALAAITKGYKLILVIPDKMSIEKINHLKAMGVEIVITRSDVEKGHPEYYQDYARRLSQKIPHSFYVNQFDNPANPLAHERTTAPEIWGQTGHEVDAIVVGVGSAGTLKGLTNYFQKVKPDLEIILADPRGSVLADYVNQDQIPRAGSWLVEGIGEDFVPPQFDCSLIKRAYTVSDLESFEAVRTLLRREGILAGSSTGTMLSAAVQYAKEQNEPKNIVTFVCDSGNKYLTKMFNDFWMIDQGFIPKKDQGNLEALVTRKYSERSVISVNPEDTLLNAHSKMRLYDISQIPVLQDNKVVGIIDEWDILTAVENDEQNFKKTIGNYMAKNVVSVSLDDDLGKVAEILKKDTWLL, encoded by the coding sequence ATGGTATCAGCAAAAAAAACGATTGATCTGATCGGCAATACCCCTTTAGTGGAAGTGACGTGCTTTGATGTCGGTGTTTGCCGCTTGTTTCTCAAGCTGGAATCCCAGAACCCCGGGGGCTCGATTAAGGATCGCATCGGTCTGGCCATGGTTGAGCAGGCTGAAAAAGATGGCAAGATTCAGCCCGGAGATACGTTAATCGAAGCCACAGCAGGCAATACCGGACTGGGACTGGCCCTGGCGGCGATTACCAAAGGTTATAAGCTTATTCTAGTAATTCCGGACAAAATGAGCATTGAAAAAATTAATCATTTAAAAGCGATGGGGGTAGAAATTGTTATCACCCGGTCCGATGTAGAAAAAGGGCATCCGGAATATTATCAGGACTATGCCCGGCGGTTGTCCCAGAAAATCCCGCATTCCTTCTATGTCAACCAATTTGACAATCCGGCAAATCCGCTGGCCCATGAAAGGACAACGGCTCCGGAAATCTGGGGACAAACAGGACATGAGGTGGATGCGATTGTTGTCGGGGTCGGTTCGGCCGGGACATTGAAAGGACTAACCAATTATTTTCAAAAAGTGAAACCGGACTTGGAAATAATTCTGGCTGATCCCCGGGGTTCGGTACTGGCTGACTATGTGAACCAGGATCAGATTCCTCGAGCTGGCAGTTGGTTGGTGGAAGGAATTGGCGAAGATTTTGTACCTCCGCAATTTGATTGCTCTTTGATCAAAAGAGCCTACACAGTCAGTGATTTAGAAAGCTTCGAGGCGGTTAGAACCTTATTGCGGCGGGAAGGGATCCTGGCCGGTTCTTCCACCGGAACGATGTTGAGCGCAGCGGTTCAATATGCCAAGGAGCAAAATGAACCGAAAAACATTGTGACCTTTGTTTGTGACAGCGGCAATAAATATCTTACCAAAATGTTTAATGATTTTTGGATGATCGATCAGGGTTTTATTCCCAAAAAAGATCAGGGGAACCTTGAGGCTTTGGTAACAAGGAAATATTCCGAAAGAAGCGTTATCAGTGTAAACCCCGAAGATACGCTGTTGAATGCCCACTCCAAAATGCGGCTCTATGATATTTCCCAAATACCCGTACTTCAGGACAATAAAGTTGTTGGTATTATTGATGAATGGGATATTTTAACCGCCGTGGAAAACGATGAACAGAATTTCAAAAAAACCATCGGGAATTATATGGCTAAAAATGTGGTGTCCGTATCTCTTGATGACGACTTAGGCAAAGTTGCGGAAATCTTAAAAAAAGATACTTGGTTATTGTGA
- a CDS encoding DUF4418 family protein: MFFLPSIVPVCQMQIQTASGESVPMRCFYAFLAVKAIALLGAAESVILFLVREKQARIFGGAAIILSALVILAIPQSWVIGICGPADFPCHGTYFWTVIAGIVLIVLGAFTLWFSSRKLKRGVSDDQADS, translated from the coding sequence ATATTTTTCTTACCGAGCATTGTTCCCGTTTGCCAGATGCAGATTCAAACCGCTTCCGGAGAGTCTGTGCCTATGCGCTGCTTTTATGCCTTTCTGGCTGTCAAGGCGATTGCTCTGTTGGGGGCGGCTGAATCGGTAATCCTGTTTTTGGTCCGGGAAAAACAGGCCAGAATTTTCGGTGGAGCTGCAATCATATTGTCCGCACTGGTCATACTTGCTATCCCCCAGTCCTGGGTGATCGGTATTTGCGGCCCTGCGGATTTCCCTTGCCATGGAACGTATTTCTGGACCGTGATTGCCGGTATTGTTCTCATTGTTTTAGGGGCTTTTACTCTTTGGTTTAGTTCCAGAAAGTTAAAACGTGGAGTTTCTGATGATCAGGCTGATAGTTAG